A single window of Bordetella genomosp. 11 DNA harbors:
- a CDS encoding putative bifunctional diguanylate cyclase/phosphodiesterase has product MLDTLTLLVVAVIQFEIIGVVLLTTWFISRRARGALGGGGAMALIAAMCLLPVWYLWDTGIAHIAGFHWILLTLIVVVPSGLLLFLALHLVRSEAILRAVRITRSGQSVLGLSQVADSEALEEDLRQAMQETGQLYVHYQPIYSAGTRTLVGFEALLRWNHPHRGLVAPMQFIPLAEQTELIVPLGAWVLETACAEAATWPEPWYLSVNLSPVQLEKIQLVRDVRAVLDRTGLAAERLELEITEGVLVAAEGGEISRLAELRRAGVRIAIDDFGTGYSSLGYLRQLPFDTIKIDRSFVRNLESDSSAQAIVGTIVELSRRLNREIVAEGVETEGQYAILNALQCHRVQGWLLGKPMPPEEIAVHYFPSAPEEAEVREVPWVDRPDTA; this is encoded by the coding sequence ATGCTTGACACTCTTACATTGCTTGTCGTAGCCGTAATCCAGTTCGAGATCATCGGCGTCGTGCTGCTGACAACATGGTTCATCTCCCGGCGCGCGCGCGGCGCCCTCGGAGGGGGCGGAGCCATGGCGCTGATCGCGGCGATGTGCCTGTTGCCGGTCTGGTATCTATGGGATACCGGTATCGCCCACATCGCCGGGTTTCATTGGATACTGCTTACGTTGATCGTGGTGGTGCCTTCGGGCCTGCTGCTTTTCCTCGCACTTCACCTGGTGCGTTCGGAAGCCATCTTGCGCGCCGTGCGCATTACGCGCAGCGGCCAGAGCGTGCTCGGCCTTTCGCAGGTTGCCGATTCCGAGGCCCTGGAAGAGGACCTGCGCCAGGCGATGCAGGAAACCGGACAACTTTATGTCCACTATCAGCCTATCTACAGCGCCGGTACCCGCACGCTGGTCGGGTTCGAGGCGCTCCTGCGCTGGAACCACCCGCATCGGGGATTGGTCGCGCCCATGCAGTTCATTCCGCTGGCGGAACAGACGGAACTGATCGTTCCGCTGGGCGCGTGGGTGCTCGAAACCGCCTGCGCCGAGGCGGCCACCTGGCCGGAACCCTGGTATCTGTCGGTCAATCTTTCACCGGTGCAACTGGAGAAAATCCAGCTGGTGCGCGATGTGCGGGCCGTCCTGGATCGCACCGGGCTGGCCGCCGAACGGTTGGAACTGGAGATTACCGAAGGCGTGCTGGTGGCGGCCGAGGGCGGCGAGATCTCGCGCCTGGCCGAATTGCGTCGCGCGGGCGTGCGGATCGCCATCGACGACTTCGGAACCGGCTATTCCAGCCTGGGCTATCTGCGCCAGCTGCCGTTCGACACCATCAAGATCGATCGCTCCTTCGTGCGCAACCTGGAAAGCGATTCCAGCGCCCAGGCCATCGTCGGTACCATCGTCGAACTATCTCGCCGCCTGAATCGCGAGATCGTCGCCGAAGGCGTGGAGACGGAAGGGCAGTACGCCATCCTGAACGCGCTGCAATGCCACCGCGTGCAGGGATGGCTGCTGGGCAAACCCATGCCCCCGGAAGAGATCGCCGTGCACTATTTCCCCAGCGCCCCCGAGGAAGCCGAAGTCCGGGAAGTGCCCTGGGTCGACCGGCCGGACACGGCCTAG
- the fliH gene encoding flagellar assembly protein FliH yields the protein MSERRAVPASSAGASWQRWRLASFEEQDAVVNVPEAQPDPGPDPRVVREQARRAGHEQGLTEGRAEGYDLGIAEGRARGYDQGLEEGRQAGLAQGLADARRQGAEEAERLRAILSATASSLAQLEEKTGQALLTLALDIARQVVRTTVATQPESLLTAVREVLHMNPTASAPLRLWLHPLDLELVRLHLAEELRTGHWRVLADESITRGGCRAETSLGEIDATLETRWRRVAASLGRDMPLEAAE from the coding sequence ATGTCTGAACGCCGCGCCGTCCCCGCGTCGTCCGCCGGCGCTTCGTGGCAGCGCTGGCGCCTGGCGTCGTTCGAGGAGCAGGACGCGGTCGTCAACGTGCCGGAAGCGCAACCGGACCCGGGACCGGATCCGCGCGTGGTCCGCGAGCAAGCCCGCCGTGCCGGCCACGAGCAGGGCCTGACGGAAGGCCGTGCCGAAGGCTACGACCTGGGCATCGCCGAAGGCCGCGCGCGCGGCTACGACCAGGGCCTGGAAGAAGGCCGGCAGGCGGGGCTCGCGCAAGGGTTGGCGGACGCCCGTCGGCAAGGCGCCGAGGAGGCCGAGCGCCTGCGCGCGATCCTGTCGGCGACGGCATCTTCCCTTGCGCAGCTGGAAGAAAAAACGGGCCAGGCGCTGCTGACCCTGGCACTGGATATCGCCCGCCAAGTCGTGCGCACGACCGTCGCGACACAGCCGGAGTCCTTGCTTACGGCGGTGCGCGAAGTGCTGCATATGAATCCGACCGCCAGCGCGCCCCTGCGCCTGTGGCTGCATCCGCTGGACCTGGAACTGGTGCGGCTGCATCTGGCGGAAGAACTCCGGACCGGTCACTGGCGCGTCCTGGCTGACGAATCCATCACCCGCGGCGGCTGCCGCGCCGAAACGTCGCTGGGAGAAATCGACGCCACGCTCGAGACCCGCTGGCGCCGCGTGGCGGCGTCGCTGGGACGGGATATGCCCTTGGAGGCCGCCGAATGA
- the fliE gene encoding flagellar hook-basal body complex protein FliE — protein MAIAGLAGIENMLEQMRQVVRVAQDGTPDGVGGAGQVGDGFAAELQRSLKRVSGAQTAAVTQAKAFELGAPNVSLNDVIVDMQKANVGFQTAVQVRNRLVAAYKEISSLSV, from the coding sequence ATGGCAATAGCCGGACTGGCTGGTATCGAAAACATGCTGGAGCAGATGCGACAGGTCGTTCGCGTCGCGCAGGACGGCACGCCGGACGGCGTGGGCGGCGCGGGGCAGGTTGGCGACGGTTTCGCGGCGGAGCTTCAGCGATCCCTGAAGCGGGTATCCGGCGCGCAGACTGCCGCCGTGACCCAGGCCAAGGCGTTCGAGCTCGGCGCCCCCAATGTTTCCTTGAACGACGTCATCGTGGATATGCAAAAAGCCAACGTCGGATTCCAGACGGCGGTGCAGGTGCGCAATCGCCTTGTGGCGGCTTACAAGGAAATCTCGTCCCTGTCGGTGTGA
- the fliG gene encoding flagellar motor switch protein FliG, with product MPSDKPIDGITRAAVLLMSLGEDAAAEVFRFLSAREVQQVGAAMAQLKQVTREDVAEVLEEFRQEADQFIAVTLGSDDYIRSVLTKALGSDRAAGLIEDILEAGDSGSGIDALNWLDPHIVAELIGDEHPQIIATILVHLERDRAAAVLTRLTERLRNDVMLRIATFGGVQPAALSELTETLNAVLAGQGAKRSKMGGVRTAAEILNMMNSSDEETVVASLRERDADLAQKIVDEMFVFENLLDVEDRGIQLILKEVDNDTLMVALKGAVEDLRDKFLRNMSSRAAEMLREDLEAQGPIRMSKVEAEQKKILLVARRLAESGQIVLGGQGDDTYV from the coding sequence ATGCCAAGTGATAAACCCATCGATGGCATTACCCGGGCAGCGGTGCTGCTGATGTCCCTGGGCGAAGACGCCGCGGCCGAGGTCTTCCGCTTCCTGAGCGCCCGTGAGGTGCAGCAGGTGGGCGCCGCCATGGCCCAGCTCAAGCAGGTGACGCGTGAGGATGTGGCCGAAGTACTGGAGGAATTCCGCCAGGAAGCCGATCAGTTCATCGCCGTCACGCTGGGGTCGGACGACTACATCCGCTCCGTGCTGACCAAGGCCCTGGGCAGCGACCGCGCCGCGGGGCTGATCGAGGACATCCTGGAAGCCGGCGACAGCGGCAGCGGCATCGATGCGCTGAACTGGCTGGATCCGCACATCGTGGCCGAGCTGATCGGCGACGAACACCCGCAGATCATCGCCACCATCCTGGTCCACCTGGAGCGCGACCGCGCCGCCGCCGTGCTCACACGCCTGACCGAACGCCTGCGCAACGACGTGATGCTGCGCATCGCCACTTTCGGCGGTGTGCAGCCGGCCGCGCTGTCGGAGCTGACCGAAACGCTGAACGCCGTACTGGCGGGCCAGGGCGCCAAGCGCAGCAAGATGGGCGGAGTACGCACCGCGGCGGAGATCCTGAACATGATGAACTCCTCCGACGAGGAGACCGTCGTGGCCAGCCTGCGCGAACGCGATGCGGACCTCGCGCAGAAGATCGTCGACGAAATGTTCGTGTTCGAGAACCTGCTCGACGTCGAGGACCGCGGCATCCAGCTGATCCTGAAGGAAGTCGACAACGACACGCTGATGGTGGCGCTCAAGGGAGCCGTCGAGGACCTGCGCGACAAGTTCCTGCGCAATATGTCCAGCCGCGCGGCGGAAATGCTGCGGGAAGACCTGGAAGCGCAAGGACCGATCCGCATGTCGAAGGTCGAGGCCGAACAGAAGAAGATCCTGCTGGTCGCGCGCCGCCTGGCCGAAAGCGGGCAGATCGTATTGGGCGGCCAGGGAGACGACACGTATGTCTGA
- the fliF gene encoding flagellar basal-body MS-ring/collar protein FliF has translation MNQQATLTSSLMSRFPVLEKLRTVPKPLLLGAAAAVVALIVAAVMWGRDPNYKVLFSNLDDRDGGAIVTALNQMNVPYRFNETGTAILVPAEKVYDARLQLAGQGLPRGGSVGFELLDNTRFGASQFTEQINYQRGLEGELARSIESMNAVQHARVHLALPRQTLFVRDRRPPTASIVLTLYPGRSIGDSQVSAISWLVASSVPELTVGNVSIVDQNGRLLSSPSGEGRGMDADQTRYVRETEQRTVERILAILNPLVGPGNVHAQASVDMDFSRREETSEVYRPNQEPGQAAVRSQQTNDSQQNGVNPAQGVPGALTNEPPAAAQAPIANPPAAQPGQRPGQPGAQQPGQAQGQAGQAQTATAAQQGPSTTRRENTTNYEVDRTISHIKQPVGAVKRLSVAVVINYLPDKEGEPKAMPADQLNKLTTLVKEAMGYSEARGDSLNVVNSQFNDAEPTTPWWKDPSNIALAKTALGWIVLAILAVWVWRSLVRPIYERYMNPPIDPEVAEIERQEAVREAQEHARAKEMDRFEDNMKRARDMANKDPRAVAMVLRTWMSKDAK, from the coding sequence ATGAACCAGCAGGCCACCCTGACTTCGTCCCTGATGTCCCGGTTTCCCGTGCTGGAGAAGCTGCGGACCGTCCCGAAACCGCTATTGCTGGGAGCGGCGGCTGCGGTCGTCGCGCTCATCGTGGCGGCGGTGATGTGGGGACGCGACCCCAACTATAAGGTACTGTTCTCCAATCTGGACGACCGGGACGGCGGCGCCATCGTCACCGCCCTGAACCAGATGAACGTGCCCTATCGCTTCAACGAGACCGGTACCGCGATCCTGGTGCCCGCCGAAAAAGTCTACGACGCGCGCCTGCAACTGGCCGGACAGGGCTTGCCGCGCGGCGGTTCGGTCGGCTTCGAGCTGCTGGACAATACCCGCTTCGGCGCCAGCCAGTTCACCGAACAGATCAACTACCAGCGTGGCCTGGAAGGCGAACTAGCCCGCTCGATCGAATCCATGAACGCCGTGCAGCACGCCCGGGTGCACCTGGCGCTGCCGCGCCAGACCCTGTTCGTGCGCGACCGCCGTCCTCCGACGGCATCGATCGTCCTGACCTTGTACCCCGGCCGCAGTATCGGCGATTCCCAGGTATCGGCCATTTCGTGGCTGGTGGCCTCCAGCGTGCCGGAATTGACGGTCGGCAATGTGTCGATCGTCGACCAGAACGGCCGCCTGCTGTCCTCGCCCAGCGGCGAAGGCCGCGGCATGGACGCCGACCAGACGCGCTACGTGCGCGAAACCGAGCAGCGCACCGTCGAACGCATCCTGGCCATCCTGAATCCCCTGGTCGGCCCGGGTAACGTCCACGCCCAGGCCAGCGTCGATATGGACTTCTCCCGGCGCGAAGAAACGTCGGAAGTCTATCGGCCGAACCAGGAACCGGGCCAGGCCGCCGTGCGCAGCCAGCAGACCAACGATTCCCAGCAGAACGGCGTCAACCCCGCCCAGGGCGTGCCCGGCGCGTTGACCAACGAACCGCCGGCCGCCGCCCAGGCGCCCATCGCCAATCCCCCCGCGGCGCAACCGGGCCAGCGTCCCGGCCAGCCGGGCGCCCAGCAGCCGGGCCAGGCCCAGGGCCAGGCCGGCCAGGCGCAGACCGCCACCGCCGCCCAGCAGGGCCCGTCGACCACGCGCCGCGAGAACACGACCAACTACGAAGTCGATCGCACCATCAGCCATATCAAACAGCCGGTCGGCGCGGTCAAGCGCCTGTCGGTGGCGGTGGTCATCAACTACCTGCCCGACAAGGAGGGCGAGCCCAAGGCGATGCCGGCCGACCAGCTCAACAAGCTGACCACGCTGGTCAAGGAAGCGATGGGCTATTCCGAGGCGCGCGGCGACTCGCTGAACGTGGTCAACAGCCAGTTCAACGATGCCGAACCGACGACGCCGTGGTGGAAGGATCCCTCCAACATCGCGCTGGCCAAGACGGCGCTGGGCTGGATCGTCCTCGCGATACTGGCGGTGTGGGTATGGCGCTCCCTCGTGCGCCCCATCTACGAACGCTATATGAACCCGCCGATCGACCCGGAAGTGGCCGAGATCGAACGGCAGGAAGCGGTGCGCGAGGCCCAGGAGCATGCCAGGGCCAAGGAAATGGATCGTTTCGAGGACAACATGAAACGCGCCCGCGATATGGCGAACAAGGACCCGCGCGCGGTGGCCATGGTGCTGCGTACCTGGATGAGCAAAGATGCCAAGTGA